From a single Labrenzia sp. PHM005 genomic region:
- a CDS encoding diguanylate cyclase: MAENIALNLEQSFGELNDCVVVTDRNRKILFVNKALEDLLKVSRDDLIGTTTENFFADKSKFEELGELYNSPNEQRHRKAYSFDMITGEGDLIPVEVVSAPLFDADHQLTGILFFARDQSERIALETRAKDIAQTLEDALEAISEGFAIYDTEDKLVICNDNYREIYAPSAPAMYPGNDFEAILRYGLERDQYDTGSLSKEEWLANRLDHHKSADGSVIEQSLSDGRWLRISETKTRNGGTAGIRADITEMKTAKAQAESAYRDLSLIADIISCSITEVDLDGRCVFINKKGCEWFDGTLEELVGTRLRERLSWKEREQVRHCFQKSYGGQRASEEICFHFPDGITRECQFESNPRYDEAGNVCGLVVMIVDITDKKKTERTLAELYAITSTNELCYEDKIAEILRLGCEHLDLPCGIISHVIDDHYSVTHAHCLGSELEPGMTFPLADTYCTLTLQADRPLATTHASQSEFSKHPCYQAFKLETYIGAPLLVDGEVYGTINFNAPERRKRPFTAADIQITRQFADWVGHEIARDRDHNALMQAKVNLERIASVDDLTGILNRRAFLEAANKEIQRFRRSKRPFTAVMIDIDNFKLINDRNGHSVGDEVLEKFTSIIGSALRTVDVFGRVGGEEFCMILHNTSMEEAMLVSERLREKIVNECQFDDIEQTITCSMGLAVVVREDVEFSTLMQRADMALYNAKSTGRNKCVEYSSGLDVIFAD; the protein is encoded by the coding sequence ATGGCAGAGAATATCGCCCTGAATCTTGAGCAATCCTTTGGTGAACTCAACGATTGCGTTGTGGTTACCGATCGGAACCGTAAGATCCTCTTTGTCAACAAGGCACTAGAGGATTTATTAAAAGTCAGCCGGGACGATCTGATCGGTACAACGACTGAAAACTTTTTTGCCGATAAGTCAAAGTTTGAAGAACTGGGAGAACTCTACAACTCTCCCAACGAACAACGGCATCGCAAGGCATATTCTTTCGATATGATAACCGGAGAGGGTGATTTGATCCCCGTCGAAGTGGTCAGCGCACCGCTGTTTGACGCGGACCATCAATTGACCGGTATTTTGTTCTTTGCCCGTGATCAATCGGAACGGATTGCGCTCGAAACCCGTGCCAAGGATATTGCTCAAACACTCGAAGACGCTCTGGAGGCAATCTCAGAAGGCTTTGCCATCTATGACACTGAAGACAAGTTAGTCATTTGCAACGATAATTACCGGGAAATATATGCCCCTTCCGCCCCGGCTATGTATCCGGGCAACGATTTTGAGGCGATCTTGCGCTATGGTTTGGAGCGAGACCAATATGATACCGGTTCTCTCAGCAAGGAAGAATGGTTGGCCAACCGTCTGGACCACCACAAATCGGCCGACGGGAGCGTAATAGAGCAATCCCTTAGTGACGGGCGCTGGCTACGGATTTCAGAAACCAAAACACGCAACGGTGGCACTGCGGGTATACGCGCAGATATCACTGAAATGAAGACGGCCAAAGCGCAGGCGGAATCGGCGTACCGGGATCTTTCACTCATTGCAGACATCATATCTTGCTCAATCACCGAAGTTGACCTTGATGGCAGATGTGTCTTCATAAACAAAAAAGGCTGTGAATGGTTTGATGGTACTCTGGAAGAGTTGGTCGGAACGCGGCTGCGAGAGCGCCTTTCCTGGAAGGAACGCGAGCAAGTCCGACATTGTTTCCAGAAATCGTATGGCGGCCAGAGGGCTTCGGAAGAAATCTGTTTCCATTTCCCTGACGGCATAACCCGCGAATGCCAATTCGAATCCAATCCGCGATATGACGAAGCCGGAAACGTTTGCGGCCTCGTGGTCATGATTGTCGACATTACCGACAAGAAAAAGACAGAACGCACGCTCGCCGAGCTCTATGCCATCACCTCAACAAACGAGCTCTGCTATGAAGACAAGATTGCCGAGATCCTCCGCCTTGGATGCGAGCATTTGGACTTGCCGTGCGGCATCATCAGTCATGTGATCGATGATCACTACTCAGTTACACACGCTCATTGCTTGGGCAGCGAACTGGAACCCGGCATGACCTTCCCACTTGCAGATACCTATTGCACTTTGACCCTACAAGCAGATCGTCCGCTGGCCACTACGCATGCATCACAATCTGAATTTTCAAAACACCCTTGTTACCAGGCCTTTAAGTTAGAAACATACATAGGCGCGCCGTTGCTGGTAGACGGTGAGGTTTATGGAACAATCAATTTTAATGCCCCGGAAAGAAGGAAACGTCCTTTCACCGCGGCAGACATCCAGATCACCCGGCAATTTGCGGATTGGGTCGGCCATGAAATCGCCCGTGACCGCGATCACAATGCTCTGATGCAGGCCAAAGTCAATCTGGAACGTATTGCCAGCGTTGACGACTTGACCGGCATTCTCAACCGCCGGGCTTTCCTGGAAGCAGCCAACAAGGAAATTCAACGTTTCCGCAGGTCAAAGCGGCCATTTACTGCGGTTATGATTGACATCGATAACTTCAAACTGATCAATGATCGCAATGGCCATTCGGTAGGGGATGAGGTGCTAGAGAAATTCACCAGCATCATCGGAAGCGCGCTCCGAACTGTCGATGTTTTCGGCCGGGTCGGCGGCGAAGAGTTCTGCATGATCTTGCACAACACATCGATGGAAGAGGCGATGCTGGTGTCGGAACGCTTACGCGAAAAAATTGTCAACGAATGCCAATTCGACGATATCGAACAAACCATCACCTGCAGTATGGGACTTGCTGTAGTGGTCCGTGAAGACGTTGAGTTTTCAACCCTGATGCAAAGGGCCGACATGGCGCTCTACAACGCCAAATCAACCGGCCGGAACAAGTGCGTCGAATACAGTTCAGGTCTGGACGTTATCTTCGCCGACTGA
- a CDS encoding DUF2937 family protein → MLRIFMVVTMLASGTLTSQLPEFAQQYRQRLGGAIDALEQVLADFKDDAETFGLTVPEAIARQKTSSDPFIQARGVSMETADLRLTNLRSQKADFEAAGSFERILILLKSPDRDLTQATAEDYVPAIPVTPAGLVSAGIGAAGGFLIIWFLSSILRMTRRRAVS, encoded by the coding sequence ATGCTGCGGATCTTCATGGTGGTGACGATGCTGGCCAGCGGGACGCTTACGTCCCAATTGCCTGAATTCGCGCAGCAGTACCGGCAGCGCCTTGGTGGCGCCATTGATGCACTCGAGCAGGTGCTTGCCGATTTTAAAGACGACGCTGAGACGTTTGGTCTGACAGTGCCAGAAGCGATTGCCCGCCAGAAAACGTCTAGCGACCCCTTCATTCAGGCGAGAGGTGTCAGTATGGAAACAGCTGATCTACGCTTGACCAATCTAAGATCTCAAAAGGCCGACTTTGAAGCAGCAGGGTCTTTTGAGAGGATACTGATTCTGCTCAAAAGCCCAGACCGTGATCTGACACAAGCAACTGCTGAAGACTATGTGCCAGCAATACCGGTCACTCCCGCTGGATTGGTCAGCGCAGGAATTGGCGCTGCCGGTGGATTTCTAATCATATGGTTTTTGTCGAGTATTTTGCGTATGACGCGCCGTAGGGCCGTGAGCTGA
- a CDS encoding OmpA family protein, translated as MTTRLRRVNSGILLAAVCSFGLAGCNTASNLATPNVTNAPAAGFASIEPGSEEEFIINVGRRIYFDKGSATISSEAKMTIDNQAVWLKQNKKWLVKVQGHADDPGSEAAQKTLSAKRAAAVQSALVQRGVDPKRMWTKGYGVERPVTDCDEVTCQSQNRRVVVNLRDEFDASAPQRN; from the coding sequence TTGACTACAAGACTTCGCCGCGTGAACAGCGGCATACTGCTGGCTGCCGTTTGCAGTTTCGGGCTTGCGGGCTGTAACACCGCGTCTAACCTGGCAACGCCGAATGTGACCAACGCACCCGCGGCAGGTTTTGCGTCTATTGAACCGGGGTCCGAAGAAGAATTTATCATCAATGTTGGCCGCCGGATCTATTTCGACAAAGGATCAGCGACAATCTCCAGTGAAGCCAAGATGACGATCGACAATCAAGCGGTCTGGCTGAAGCAGAACAAGAAGTGGCTGGTAAAGGTTCAGGGGCATGCGGATGATCCAGGCAGTGAAGCAGCACAGAAAACCCTGTCTGCAAAACGGGCAGCTGCGGTTCAGTCCGCTCTGGTTCAACGCGGCGTTGATCCAAAACGCATGTGGACGAAGGGATATGGTGTAGAGCGCCCTGTCACCGATTGTGACGAAGTGACATGTCAGTCCCAGAATCGCAGGGTAGTGGTAAATCTGAGGGATGAATTCGACGCTTCAGCACCGCAAAGAAACTGA
- a CDS encoding WD40 repeat domain-containing protein: MPTVAPIDVDGFVVRAGFLGETPYFVSGEGEILFLENGGQRLSPHKSGVLAVEQSLDDKVLVTSGDDGAIYLSSPDGSSDLVAERPRKWIDLIACGPNGAVAFASGRTAWVRLADGREKEFAHDRAVGGLAFAPKGMRLAVSRYDGATLWWAGTDGDPVNLTWKGAHLGISFSPDGKYLVTAMQENALHGWRLSDTQDMRMTGYPAKVKSFSWSVKGRYLATSGANAAILWPFFGKTGPMGQAPLQLGTRGDAMVTAVACHPKEDVVALGYQDGMIMMSRFEDNAEVLLRRPGGHPVSSLGWDAAGLRLAFGTEMSEAGLISLQD, from the coding sequence TTGCCAACCGTTGCTCCGATAGACGTGGACGGCTTTGTCGTCCGCGCCGGCTTTTTGGGTGAAACACCATATTTTGTAAGTGGAGAGGGCGAAATTCTCTTCCTTGAGAACGGCGGGCAACGGCTAAGCCCTCATAAAAGCGGGGTGCTTGCAGTTGAGCAGTCCCTTGATGACAAGGTTTTGGTGACCTCGGGAGATGATGGCGCGATATATTTGTCGTCGCCGGATGGGTCGTCAGACCTTGTTGCCGAGCGCCCGCGCAAATGGATTGACCTCATCGCCTGCGGACCGAATGGTGCGGTTGCCTTTGCAAGTGGGCGGACAGCCTGGGTGCGTCTTGCAGACGGGCGGGAAAAGGAATTCGCTCATGATCGGGCCGTTGGCGGGCTTGCGTTTGCCCCCAAGGGCATGCGCCTTGCCGTGTCCCGCTATGATGGGGCGACCCTCTGGTGGGCCGGAACCGATGGCGATCCGGTTAACTTGACCTGGAAAGGCGCACATCTCGGCATCAGTTTTTCTCCGGACGGCAAATACCTGGTCACGGCGATGCAGGAAAATGCCCTTCACGGCTGGCGCTTGTCCGACACGCAGGACATGCGCATGACTGGATATCCGGCGAAAGTGAAATCCTTCAGCTGGTCAGTCAAAGGCCGGTATCTTGCAACATCCGGTGCCAATGCTGCGATCCTGTGGCCATTCTTTGGAAAGACCGGGCCTATGGGTCAAGCGCCGTTGCAGTTGGGCACCAGAGGGGACGCCATGGTGACTGCCGTTGCCTGTCATCCGAAAGAAGACGTGGTCGCACTCGGGTATCAGGACGGCATGATCATGATGAGCCGTTTTGAAGACAATGCCGAAGTTTTATTGCGCCGGCCTGGTGGGCATCCGGTGTCAAGTTTGGGTTGGGATGCTGCGGGCTTGCGCTTGGCTTTCGGGACGGAAATGAGCGAAGCCGGTCTGATTTCTTTGCAGGACTAA
- a CDS encoding LacI family DNA-binding transcriptional regulator, translating into MSDGTDNKSSPVAGMQKPGKRLTLGHIADQLGISTATVSLALRDSPLVAEETRAKVKRTAEEIGYIYNRSAASLRTSRSQIVGVAVHDILNPFFAEVFSALEDVLEEQGQMIFICNHRDDVKRQKAFVNTLLQHRADGLILCPSVGTSAEDINRLIDQGIPVTLVARELPGVWAPCVRGDDQAGTNRITKHLIEQGHRKIAMVGGRRESSTGRYRHMGWRQALVDAGLDPEKQVDMPELMTQADGRAAVPAMLEAEERPSAVVCFNDLVAFGMMTTMRRAGVEPGPDIAITGYDDIDGADARTPALTTVHAHPDKIGRLAALTLLRQIAGDRVPNTPIVIEPELRVRESSPPPGVRFAPRLAD; encoded by the coding sequence ATGTCTGACGGCACAGATAACAAGTCCTCTCCCGTTGCAGGAATGCAAAAGCCCGGAAAACGCCTCACATTGGGGCATATTGCCGATCAGCTGGGAATATCCACCGCGACCGTCTCATTGGCGCTGCGCGACAGTCCGCTTGTCGCGGAGGAAACGCGGGCAAAGGTTAAACGGACAGCTGAAGAAATTGGCTATATCTACAATCGGTCGGCTGCATCGCTCCGCACGTCCCGCAGTCAGATTGTCGGTGTCGCGGTTCACGACATTCTAAACCCCTTTTTTGCGGAGGTGTTTTCTGCCCTTGAAGATGTTCTCGAGGAACAAGGGCAGATGATTTTCATCTGTAACCACCGCGATGATGTGAAACGGCAAAAGGCGTTTGTGAACACCTTGCTCCAGCATCGGGCTGATGGGCTGATCTTGTGTCCGTCGGTCGGAACGTCGGCTGAAGATATCAACCGGCTGATTGACCAGGGAATACCGGTCACGCTGGTTGCCCGCGAGTTACCGGGAGTCTGGGCGCCATGTGTGCGTGGGGATGATCAGGCCGGAACCAACAGAATTACAAAACATTTGATTGAACAAGGGCACCGCAAAATAGCTATGGTGGGTGGACGCCGCGAAAGCTCGACCGGCCGTTACCGGCACATGGGCTGGCGCCAGGCTTTGGTCGATGCGGGTCTGGATCCGGAAAAGCAAGTCGACATGCCAGAGCTGATGACCCAGGCAGATGGGCGCGCGGCAGTTCCCGCTATGCTGGAGGCGGAAGAACGGCCCTCTGCCGTTGTATGTTTTAATGACCTTGTCGCTTTCGGGATGATGACCACCATGCGCCGGGCCGGCGTGGAGCCAGGGCCGGATATCGCCATCACCGGATATGATGACATAGATGGCGCAGATGCGCGCACGCCGGCACTGACAACCGTACATGCACATCCTGACAAGATCGGGCGGTTGGCCGCGCTGACCCTGTTGCGCCAGATCGCCGGCGACCGGGTTCCGAATACACCCATTGTCATTGAGCCGGAGCTGCGAGTGCGTGAAAGCTCCCCCCCGCCGGGTGTCCGGTTTGCACCTCGACTTGCGGATTGA
- a CDS encoding LysR family transcriptional regulator, whose protein sequence is MDALTRMRCFIQVVDSKGFSAAARDMGRSKALVSKYVSELEDELGVRLLNRTTRQVSLTEVGESYYKEASEILLRIDDLQASVQSSHHEIRGRLRVSAPRSMGDKLLNSAMMEFLAKHPDVVLDLRLEDRFVDLVEEGFDVAVRVTQLEDSSLIARKIAPFQTVVCASPEALEKFGVPNTPADLANRPCIIDTNYRYKQNWVFDVHGERQVVTVNGPLEVNSAAAVCEAAVLGLGFIRTPLFFVSDYIEDGRLLVVLQDYEEPLKGIYAVYPHRRHLTVKVRAFVDFLVDWYAARRKLQVEA, encoded by the coding sequence ATGGATGCCTTAACGCGGATGCGTTGTTTTATTCAGGTGGTTGATTCAAAGGGATTTTCGGCTGCAGCCCGGGACATGGGGCGCTCAAAGGCGTTGGTATCCAAATATGTCAGCGAGCTTGAGGATGAACTCGGCGTCCGCCTTTTGAACCGCACCACACGCCAGGTGTCGCTGACCGAGGTCGGTGAATCCTATTACAAGGAAGCTTCAGAGATCTTGCTGCGGATCGACGACCTGCAGGCGTCGGTGCAATCATCTCATCATGAAATTCGCGGCCGGTTGCGCGTATCGGCGCCAAGGTCCATGGGCGATAAGTTACTAAATTCGGCCATGATGGAGTTTCTGGCCAAACATCCGGATGTGGTTCTGGACTTGAGGCTCGAAGACCGCTTCGTCGATTTGGTCGAAGAAGGGTTTGATGTTGCGGTACGGGTAACGCAATTGGAAGATTCCAGTCTTATTGCCCGCAAAATTGCCCCGTTCCAGACCGTGGTTTGTGCCAGCCCTGAAGCTCTGGAGAAATTTGGGGTGCCGAATACCCCAGCAGATCTGGCAAATCGTCCGTGCATCATCGATACCAATTACCGCTACAAGCAAAACTGGGTGTTCGATGTTCATGGCGAACGTCAAGTTGTTACGGTGAACGGCCCTTTGGAGGTCAATAGTGCGGCAGCCGTCTGCGAGGCGGCCGTTTTGGGGCTCGGGTTCATTAGAACACCGCTGTTTTTTGTTTCGGACTATATTGAGGATGGCCGCCTACTGGTCGTTCTTCAGGATTACGAAGAACCGTTGAAAGGTATTTATGCGGTGTACCCGCATCGTCGCCATTTGACTGTGAAGGTCCGCGCCTTCGTGGATTTTCTGGTCGACTGGTATGCTGCAAGAAGAAAGCTGCAAGTTGAAGCGTAG
- a CDS encoding L,D-transpeptidase family protein, with amino-acid sequence MEMNRRTLLKGAVAVTGTLALPAIARANAAANAYFTGYQDDNGFRYRRTNFKKIDKIWHRQMVQYYSPEPPGTVVVDTTNHFLYWVWENNTALRYGVGVGKEGFKWYGRARIDRKALWPRWVPPPEMLKRQPDLPRRVEGGAANNPLGPRALYLYRDGVDLGYRLHSTLEPWSIGHDVSSGCIRMFPEDVIDLYQRCPKGTGVLVLEHLGANAG; translated from the coding sequence ATGGAAATGAACCGCCGAACGCTGCTGAAAGGTGCAGTTGCGGTAACTGGAACACTGGCGTTGCCAGCAATTGCGCGCGCCAATGCAGCTGCGAACGCCTATTTTACCGGATACCAGGATGACAATGGTTTCCGGTACCGCCGGACTAATTTCAAAAAGATCGATAAGATCTGGCACCGGCAGATGGTCCAGTATTACAGCCCCGAACCTCCGGGAACAGTCGTGGTCGATACCACCAACCACTTCCTTTACTGGGTTTGGGAAAACAATACGGCGCTGCGATACGGCGTCGGTGTCGGCAAGGAAGGGTTCAAGTGGTACGGGCGGGCACGGATCGACCGTAAAGCTTTGTGGCCGCGCTGGGTGCCGCCGCCTGAAATGCTGAAACGCCAGCCGGATCTGCCACGCCGCGTGGAAGGTGGGGCGGCAAACAATCCGCTCGGACCGCGTGCTCTGTATCTTTATCGTGATGGAGTTGATCTCGGGTATAGGCTGCACAGCACGCTGGAGCCCTGGAGCATAGGTCATGATGTTTCAAGCGGATGCATCCGGATGTTTCCTGAGGACGTGATCGACCTGTATCAGCGCTGTCCAAAGGGAACTGGTGTACTTGTCCTGGAGCACCTCGGAGCAAATGCCGGTTGA
- a CDS encoding DMT family transporter, which translates to MSAETGGQQANGKGGPASAAPIAGIGLIILACLCFSVLDATAKYLSTSLPTLQIVWVRFVSHVVLSLVLFQVWKSPQLLKTDRWGLQIIRAFCLLGTTIFNFLAVRYLQLAETMSIMFAAPFVITALAGPVLGEWAGIRRWVAIIVGFLGVLVVTRPGLGGLHWAVIYSLAAMSFFATYALLTRKLAATDSSAGMLIISGLVASVAMAPVGLSVWQAPDGAWEWGLLIATGAFGGGGHFLFILAHRLAPAPVLAPMTYVQIVWMVALGYLIFGDIPTLTTILGASIVVGSGLYILYREQVKAG; encoded by the coding sequence ATGTCGGCTGAAACAGGTGGTCAGCAAGCAAATGGGAAAGGCGGGCCTGCGTCTGCCGCGCCCATTGCCGGGATAGGATTGATTATTCTGGCCTGCCTTTGTTTTTCTGTGCTGGATGCCACCGCCAAATACCTGTCCACCAGCCTGCCTACATTGCAGATCGTCTGGGTGCGTTTTGTCAGCCATGTCGTGTTGTCGCTGGTTCTTTTCCAAGTCTGGAAATCTCCTCAACTGCTGAAGACGGACCGGTGGGGCCTGCAAATCATTCGGGCCTTTTGTCTGCTGGGCACGACAATTTTCAATTTCCTCGCTGTTCGCTATCTGCAATTGGCGGAAACCATGTCGATTATGTTCGCGGCACCATTTGTCATTACGGCCCTTGCTGGGCCTGTACTTGGCGAGTGGGCCGGAATCCGGCGCTGGGTAGCGATCATTGTTGGCTTTCTGGGTGTTCTGGTGGTGACGCGGCCCGGTCTTGGCGGATTGCATTGGGCCGTTATCTATTCGCTGGCCGCCATGTCGTTTTTTGCCACCTACGCCCTGTTAACTCGAAAGCTGGCTGCAACAGACAGTTCAGCTGGAATGCTGATTATTTCAGGGCTTGTGGCCTCGGTCGCCATGGCTCCGGTCGGTCTGTCGGTGTGGCAGGCGCCTGACGGGGCCTGGGAATGGGGGCTGCTGATTGCCACAGGCGCATTCGGCGGAGGCGGGCATTTTCTGTTTATCCTCGCGCACCGTCTTGCCCCGGCACCAGTTCTTGCGCCGATGACCTATGTCCAGATCGTCTGGATGGTGGCGCTTGGCTATCTCATATTCGGCGACATTCCGACGCTAACAACAATCTTGGGGGCTTCGATTGTTGTCGGTTCAGGCCTCTACATTCTCTATAGGGAGCAGGTGAAAGCTGGTTAG
- a CDS encoding methylated-DNA--[protein]-cysteine S-methyltransferase, giving the protein MPVAGLETWLGCLTITEENEAITDLHWNGTPSQGETPLLREACSQLAAYMDGNLKEFDLPLKPKGGELHQAVFKAMLAIPYGETRTYGDLAKELDTYGQPIGQACGANPIPVIIPCHRILSANGLGGYSGAGGTDTKIALLKLEGGYPFLI; this is encoded by the coding sequence ATGCCAGTTGCTGGACTTGAAACATGGCTGGGGTGCCTCACTATCACGGAAGAAAATGAGGCCATTACCGACCTACACTGGAATGGCACACCAAGCCAAGGAGAAACACCTTTGCTGCGTGAAGCTTGTTCGCAACTGGCCGCTTATATGGATGGAAACTTGAAAGAATTTGACTTGCCGTTGAAACCGAAAGGCGGTGAGCTTCATCAGGCTGTTTTCAAGGCTATGCTGGCAATTCCCTACGGCGAGACCCGGACGTATGGTGATCTCGCCAAGGAGCTTGACACTTATGGCCAGCCTATCGGCCAGGCGTGCGGCGCAAATCCAATTCCGGTCATTATCCCATGTCACCGCATATTGTCTGCAAATGGGCTTGGTGGTTACTCCGGAGCCGGAGGCACCGATACAAAAATAGCTTTGTTGAAACTCGAAGGCGGCTATCCGTTCCTGATTTAA
- a CDS encoding GTP-binding protein, whose protein sequence is MSATQETPAQIPVTVLTGYLGAGKTTLLNRILTENHGQRYAVIVNEFGEVGIDNDLLVESDEEIFEMNNGCICCTVRGDLIRTVQNLMKRKGAFDAIIVETTGVADPAPVAQTFFMDDDVRAAAKLDAVVAVVDARHVLQRLEDTQEAEDQVAFADVILINKTDLVSAEELTAVETRIRSINPYAILHYSERCGIEIAKVLDRGAFDLDRILSLDPHFLEHGHHAHECSDDCDHDHHHHGDGHGHDHHHHDHEDKHSVKSISLTAGDLDPEMFFPWINQVTQVQGPNILRMKGILAFKGDPQRYVIQGVHMIVEGDHQRDWKDDEPRESRLVFIGRDLNWDVLKANFQSCAAE, encoded by the coding sequence ATGTCTGCGACCCAGGAGACACCGGCTCAGATCCCGGTGACCGTTTTGACAGGATATTTGGGAGCCGGCAAAACGACTTTGCTCAACCGGATTCTGACCGAAAATCATGGCCAGCGCTATGCGGTGATCGTCAATGAATTCGGTGAAGTCGGCATCGACAACGACCTTTTGGTCGAGTCGGATGAAGAAATTTTCGAAATGAACAACGGGTGCATTTGCTGCACGGTCCGCGGCGATCTGATCCGCACTGTTCAAAACTTGATGAAACGCAAGGGCGCCTTTGACGCGATTATCGTTGAGACCACTGGCGTTGCCGATCCTGCGCCGGTCGCTCAAACGTTTTTCATGGATGATGACGTTCGCGCCGCTGCCAAGCTGGATGCTGTGGTTGCGGTGGTGGATGCCCGCCACGTTTTGCAGCGTCTGGAAGACACGCAGGAAGCTGAAGATCAGGTTGCTTTCGCCGACGTCATCCTGATCAATAAAACTGACCTTGTTTCAGCTGAAGAATTGACAGCGGTCGAAACGCGTATCCGCTCGATCAATCCATATGCGATCCTTCATTACAGCGAGCGCTGCGGCATTGAGATTGCCAAGGTGCTCGATCGGGGTGCTTTCGATCTGGATCGGATCTTGTCGCTTGATCCGCATTTTCTGGAACATGGGCACCACGCTCATGAGTGCAGCGATGATTGCGATCATGATCACCATCATCATGGAGATGGCCATGGACATGATCATCACCATCATGACCATGAGGATAAACACTCCGTCAAAAGCATCTCGTTGACTGCTGGAGACCTTGATCCCGAAATGTTCTTTCCCTGGATCAACCAGGTGACCCAGGTGCAGGGCCCGAACATTTTGCGCATGAAAGGTATTCTTGCGTTCAAAGGAGACCCGCAGCGGTATGTCATCCAAGGCGTGCACATGATTGTCGAAGGTGATCATCAGCGTGATTGGAAAGATGATGAGCCTAGAGAAAGCCGGCTTGTCTTTATTGGACGCGATCTCAATTGGGACGTCCTGAAAGCCAACTTCCAATCTTGTGCCGCTGAATAG
- a CDS encoding pyridoxal phosphate-dependent aminotransferase, translated as MITISGFDRIGEENAFAVLARATQLASQGHDIINLGIGQPDFKTPDHIVEAAVKALRDGHHGYTPATGIAPLREAVSADLLKRHGVETNPDEVVIVPGGKVTMFMAILMFGEPGVDILYPDPGFPIYRSMIEFTGARPVPVPIREENNFAFSAEETLSLMTDKTRLLILNSPANPTGGITPRSEIEKLVNGLEAYPEAAILSDEIYSQMTYDGMEHVSLLTFPSIRDRLILLDGWSKTYAMTGWRLGFSLWPDQLIDKARKLAVNAWSCVNAPAQYAALAALSGPQDAVLEMVEEFDRRRKVVVDGLNAIDGISCKTPLGAFYAYPNIKNTGWKAKKLASALLEDAGVAVIGGPDFGVLGEGYIRLSYANSTANINTALDRVRTFLGTNKEKQTSL; from the coding sequence ATGATAACAATTTCAGGCTTTGACCGGATTGGCGAAGAGAATGCTTTTGCGGTTCTGGCCCGCGCAACCCAATTGGCGTCTCAAGGCCACGACATCATTAATCTTGGCATTGGCCAACCGGATTTCAAAACACCGGATCACATAGTCGAAGCTGCGGTAAAGGCGCTCCGCGATGGTCATCACGGTTATACGCCAGCAACCGGCATTGCCCCTTTGCGCGAAGCGGTTTCGGCCGATCTCCTGAAACGCCATGGCGTTGAAACCAATCCAGATGAGGTGGTGATCGTGCCTGGCGGCAAGGTCACCATGTTCATGGCGATTTTGATGTTTGGAGAACCGGGAGTTGATATCCTGTATCCGGATCCCGGCTTCCCCATTTATCGGTCCATGATCGAGTTTACTGGCGCCCGGCCGGTCCCAGTTCCAATCCGAGAGGAGAACAACTTCGCTTTTTCAGCCGAAGAAACCTTATCGCTAATGACGGACAAAACCCGCCTTTTGATCCTCAATTCACCAGCAAATCCGACCGGGGGAATTACACCGCGCTCCGAGATCGAAAAACTGGTCAACGGCCTGGAAGCCTATCCGGAAGCTGCAATCCTGTCGGACGAAATCTATTCCCAAATGACTTATGACGGGATGGAACATGTTTCCCTGCTAACTTTCCCATCAATCCGTGACCGGCTGATCTTGCTGGATGGCTGGTCCAAGACCTATGCCATGACCGGTTGGCGCCTTGGTTTTTCACTTTGGCCGGACCAATTGATCGACAAAGCGCGAAAGCTTGCGGTGAATGCCTGGTCCTGCGTCAACGCACCAGCACAATACGCTGCTCTTGCCGCCCTGAGCGGCCCACAAGATGCCGTTTTGGAAATGGTTGAGGAATTTGACCGGCGTAGAAAAGTGGTCGTCGATGGATTGAACGCAATTGACGGTATCTCCTGCAAAACACCACTTGGTGCCTTTTATGCCTACCCAAACATCAAAAATACTGGATGGAAAGCCAAGAAACTCGCCTCTGCACTGCTTGAAGACGCTGGAGTTGCTGTCATTGGCGGGCCGGACTTTGGTGTCCTTGGAGAAGGATATATCCGGCTAAGCTACGCGAACTCAACGGCAAACATTAACACCGCACTTGACAGAGTAAGGACATTTCTCGGAACCAACAAAGAAAAACAAACATCCCTATAA